Proteins encoded within one genomic window of Flavobacterium gilvum:
- a CDS encoding TerC family protein produces MEVFLNPDAWIALLTLTFLEIVLGIDNIIFISIATGKLPIEARKKATKIGMFLAMFMRIALLFGINFLIQMKKPWFTIEWSWLNAGVTGQSVILLLGGLFLIYKSTNEIREKVDEKGHEEMELGKAAAKSFSSVILQIIMIDLVFSFDSILTAVGMTNGIQGALVIMVTAVIISVLIMMQFAVPVGNFVNKHPSIQILGLSFLILIGFMLLTESAHLANALIFGSHVTPVPKGYLYFAISFSLFVEIINMKVTKSKK; encoded by the coding sequence ATGGAAGTATTTTTGAACCCAGATGCCTGGATTGCTCTATTAACATTGACTTTTTTGGAAATTGTTTTAGGAATAGACAATATTATCTTTATCTCTATTGCAACTGGAAAATTACCAATTGAAGCCCGAAAAAAAGCCACAAAAATTGGAATGTTTTTGGCAATGTTCATGCGGATTGCGCTTTTGTTTGGAATTAATTTTTTAATTCAGATGAAAAAACCTTGGTTCACGATTGAATGGAGTTGGCTAAATGCCGGAGTTACGGGACAAAGTGTAATATTATTGCTTGGCGGATTATTCCTGATTTATAAAAGCACGAACGAGATTCGCGAAAAAGTAGATGAGAAAGGCCATGAGGAAATGGAATTAGGCAAAGCTGCCGCTAAATCCTTCAGCAGTGTTATTCTGCAAATTATAATGATTGATTTGGTTTTCTCGTTTGACAGCATACTAACTGCCGTGGGAATGACTAACGGAATTCAAGGAGCTTTAGTCATTATGGTTACAGCAGTTATTATTTCTGTATTAATAATGATGCAGTTTGCGGTTCCTGTTGGGAATTTTGTGAACAAACATCCTTCGATTCAAATTCTGGGATTGTCCTTCCTAATCTTGATAGGATTCATGCTATTGACAGAAAGCGCCCATTTGGCAAACGCTCTGATTTTTGGCAGCCATGTAACTCCTGTTCCAAAAGGATATTTATACTTTGCCATTTCGTTTTCCTTATTTGTGGAAATAATTAATATGAAAGTAACTAAATCCAAAAAATAA
- the kduI gene encoding 5-dehydro-4-deoxy-D-glucuronate isomerase has protein sequence MTNYSSRYASSPQAVKQYDTKQLREEFLIDNLMQEGEITLTYSHYDRYIAGSATPVTPLTLETIDPLKSSYFLERREMGIINVGGNGSVVVDGTEYQLGFKDALYIGSGNKEVIFKSDDSKNPAKFYINSAPAHKSFPNQKVSLAEANKLQLGTMETANHRTVNQMIIGGIVTTCQLQMGMTELKPGSVWNTMPAHVHDRRMEVYFYLDIPENQAVCHFMGEPQETRHIWMNNHQAVISPPWSIHSGAGTSNYTFIWGMAGENLDYADMDVCKITDLR, from the coding sequence ATGACAAATTACAGTTCAAGATACGCTTCAAGCCCACAGGCAGTAAAACAATACGACACTAAACAATTAAGAGAGGAATTCTTAATTGACAACTTAATGCAGGAAGGAGAAATCACTCTAACTTACTCACATTACGACCGATATATTGCAGGATCGGCTACACCAGTAACTCCATTGACACTAGAAACTATTGACCCTTTGAAATCTTCTTATTTCTTAGAAAGAAGAGAAATGGGGATTATCAATGTTGGAGGAAACGGTTCTGTTGTAGTTGATGGAACTGAATACCAATTAGGTTTCAAAGATGCACTATATATAGGAAGTGGAAATAAAGAAGTTATTTTTAAAAGTGACGACTCAAAAAATCCGGCAAAATTCTATATCAATTCTGCACCAGCTCACAAAAGTTTTCCAAACCAAAAAGTAAGTTTGGCTGAAGCCAATAAACTGCAATTGGGAACAATGGAAACTGCAAACCACCGTACCGTAAACCAAATGATTATTGGTGGAATTGTTACCACTTGTCAATTGCAAATGGGAATGACAGAGTTAAAACCGGGAAGCGTTTGGAATACAATGCCAGCACACGTTCATGACCGCAGAATGGAAGTTTATTTTTACCTAGATATTCCAGAAAATCAGGCCGTATGCCACTTTATGGGTGAGCCACAAGAAACAAGACATATCTGGATGAATAACCACCAGGCTGTTATTTCTCCACCATGGTCTATCCACTCAGGAGCCGGAACCAGTAATTATACTTTTATTTGGGGAATGGCTGGTGAAAATCTAGATTACGCAGACATGGATGTATGTAAAATAACAGATTTAAGATAA
- the uxaC gene encoding glucuronate isomerase, with protein sequence MSTKFIHDNFLLENKYAEELYHNYSKNQPIIDYHNHLNPQFIAEDKIFDNITNVWINGDHYKWRAMRTLGVNEQFITGNGSDKDKFLNWAKTVPYTMRNPLYHWTHLELARYFDIYDLLNEKSAEKIYQEASAKVNSPEYSTQNLLRKVNAEFVCTTEDPIDNLEFHQKLAKSSYEVKVGTAFRPDKAILISNDGYNAYLDTLGQVAGVTINTYTDLCTALRNRIDYFDKNGCKLCDHGLDQVYFENYTESEINAIFKKKRENKELSNEEALKFQSAVLFFLFETYHEFGWVQQLHLGALRNNNARMHRILGPDTGWDSIGDYPQAQKLSGFLNALDSKDKLAKTIIYNLNPADNEVMATMIGNFNDGSVKGKVQFGSGWWFLDQKDGMTKQLNALSNMGLISCFIGMLTDSRSFLSFPRHEYFRRILCNLLGDEIKRGELPNDMEWIGKMVSDISYNNAKEYFKF encoded by the coding sequence ATGAGCACAAAATTCATACACGATAATTTCTTATTAGAAAATAAATACGCTGAAGAATTATACCACAATTATTCTAAAAATCAGCCAATTATCGATTACCACAATCACCTAAATCCTCAATTTATTGCCGAGGATAAAATTTTTGACAATATCACAAATGTGTGGATTAACGGAGACCACTACAAATGGCGTGCAATGCGTACTTTGGGGGTAAACGAACAATTTATCACAGGAAATGGTTCTGATAAAGACAAATTCCTAAACTGGGCAAAAACAGTTCCTTACACAATGCGTAACCCTTTGTACCACTGGACACATTTGGAATTGGCTCGCTATTTTGACATTTACGATTTATTAAACGAAAAATCGGCTGAGAAAATTTATCAGGAAGCTTCTGCTAAAGTAAATTCTCCAGAATACAGCACTCAAAATTTGCTTCGTAAAGTAAATGCAGAATTTGTTTGCACAACTGAAGATCCAATTGATAATTTGGAATTCCACCAAAAATTGGCAAAAAGCAGCTACGAAGTAAAAGTAGGTACCGCTTTCAGACCTGATAAAGCAATCCTTATTTCAAATGACGGTTACAACGCTTATCTTGACACATTGGGTCAGGTGGCTGGCGTTACCATCAACACTTATACTGATTTATGTACTGCTTTAAGAAATAGAATTGACTATTTTGACAAAAACGGATGCAAACTTTGCGACCACGGTTTGGACCAAGTTTACTTCGAAAACTATACAGAAAGCGAAATCAACGCTATCTTCAAAAAGAAAAGAGAAAACAAAGAATTGAGCAATGAAGAAGCTTTGAAATTCCAAAGTGCTGTATTGTTCTTCTTGTTTGAAACTTACCACGAATTTGGATGGGTGCAACAACTTCACTTAGGTGCGTTGAGAAACAACAATGCACGTATGCACCGTATCCTTGGTCCAGATACCGGATGGGATTCTATTGGAGATTATCCACAAGCACAAAAATTGTCTGGTTTCTTAAACGCTTTGGACAGCAAAGATAAATTAGCCAAAACAATCATTTATAACTTAAACCCTGCAGACAACGAAGTGATGGCTACCATGATTGGTAACTTTAACGACGGAAGTGTAAAAGGCAAAGTTCAATTTGGATCAGGATGGTGGTTTTTGGATCAAAAAGACGGAATGACCAAACAATTGAACGCCCTTTCAAACATGGGATTAATCAGTTGTTTTATCGGAATGTTGACCGATTCAAGAAGCTTTTTATCTTTCCCAAGACACGAATACTTCAGACGTATTCTTTGTAATCTTTTGGGAGACGAAATCAAAAGAGGAGAACTTCCAAATGATATGGAATGGATCGGAAAAATGGTTTCTGACATCAGTTATAACAATGCTAAAGAATATTTTAAATTCTAA
- a CDS encoding 3'-5' exonuclease — protein MNNFFKESKTRIFDFFKIFEKSTDPTLLNRVDNTRFVVLDTETTGFDFDNDRILCIGAVSLLNGVISIPDSFEIYIHQEYYDKNSAQIHGILKDWVMDKPSELEALQQFLAFVSDSVIVAHHTIFDITMINKALERNGLPQLTNKTLDTAFLYKKTLIMSNLLERKDKYALDDLADKFDISKKDRHTAMGDAYITAIAFLKIVKKLKGLKGKSEFTLGDLFKY, from the coding sequence ATGAATAATTTTTTTAAAGAAAGCAAAACAAGAATATTTGATTTTTTTAAAATTTTTGAAAAATCAACAGATCCAACACTTTTAAACCGTGTTGACAATACACGTTTTGTAGTTTTAGATACGGAAACAACTGGTTTTGATTTTGATAATGACCGAATACTTTGCATTGGAGCCGTCAGCTTACTGAACGGTGTAATTTCGATTCCAGACAGTTTCGAAATTTATATCCACCAAGAATATTACGATAAAAATAGTGCTCAAATTCACGGAATTTTGAAGGATTGGGTTATGGACAAACCATCAGAACTTGAAGCATTGCAACAGTTTTTGGCATTTGTGAGCGATTCTGTTATCGTTGCCCATCATACGATATTCGATATCACAATGATAAATAAAGCCTTGGAGCGTAATGGATTGCCACAATTGACCAACAAAACATTGGATACCGCTTTTCTTTATAAAAAGACACTTATCATGTCCAATCTTTTGGAACGAAAGGATAAATATGCCTTAGACGATTTGGCTGACAAATTTGATATCTCCAAAAAAGATCGCCATACCGCAATGGGAGACGCCTACATTACAGCGATAGCTTTTTTGAAAATTGTAAAAAAATTAAAAGGATTAAAAGGTAAATCAGAATTTACGCTGGGAGATTTATTCAAATACTAA
- a CDS encoding MFS transporter: MEHQLEGKKTNYRWTIASLLLFATTINYMDRNVIGYLKDYFCSTDGFGWSATDFSLLTAVFTAFYAGFTLFAGFIIDKIGTKIGLAASLVGWSTFGILSAFMGKGLTNHMIARGLFGAGEAGNFPASIKTVAEWFPKKERALATGIFNSGSNVGAMICALIIPIILAAWNPTEGNGLFLGIFHGWQMAFIITGIVGFLWLLFWSKLYASPKHMLEKGKINQEEYDYIHSDDEEVVATTTEEVKVPWYKMLTYRQTWSFVVGKFMTDGIWWFLLFWLPTYIKQQFCVGMDAIETKHTVMISTFIVYGIAIIGSIYGGSIPMSFMNKGWETYRARMTALLIIAFLPLALISTQYVAATWGIVAAIAIISIGGASHQAWSANLFTTVSDMFPKKAVGSVTGIGAAAGGLGGVLIQLLAGGLEDHFRIKGVMEASKAGLIKATNDIPLETVKLDNLKEVLVDPNMAEQASHFISSNISSAYGIMFTVCAFSYLIAWGVMKLLVPKHSPITTI; encoded by the coding sequence ATGGAACATCAACTTGAGGGAAAAAAGACAAATTACCGTTGGACAATCGCTTCACTTTTACTTTTTGCAACAACTATAAATTACATGGACAGAAATGTAATTGGTTATCTTAAAGATTACTTCTGTTCAACCGACGGATTTGGCTGGTCCGCTACAGATTTTTCACTTTTAACAGCCGTTTTTACCGCGTTCTACGCAGGTTTCACCCTTTTTGCAGGTTTCATTATTGACAAAATCGGAACAAAAATAGGATTGGCCGCTTCTTTAGTTGGCTGGTCAACTTTTGGAATTTTAAGTGCCTTTATGGGCAAAGGTTTAACTAACCACATGATTGCCAGAGGACTTTTTGGAGCTGGAGAAGCAGGAAACTTTCCGGCATCTATCAAAACTGTTGCCGAATGGTTTCCGAAAAAAGAACGTGCATTAGCAACAGGAATTTTCAACTCTGGTTCCAATGTTGGGGCAATGATTTGTGCCTTAATCATACCGATTATTCTTGCTGCCTGGAATCCAACTGAAGGAAATGGTCTTTTCTTGGGGATTTTTCACGGTTGGCAAATGGCATTCATTATCACTGGTATAGTTGGTTTTCTTTGGCTGCTTTTCTGGAGCAAATTATACGCTTCTCCAAAACACATGCTGGAAAAAGGTAAAATTAATCAGGAAGAATATGATTACATCCATAGTGATGACGAAGAAGTAGTTGCTACTACAACCGAAGAAGTTAAAGTTCCTTGGTACAAAATGCTTACCTACAGACAAACATGGTCATTTGTTGTGGGTAAATTTATGACTGACGGTATATGGTGGTTCCTTTTATTCTGGCTACCAACTTATATCAAACAACAATTTTGCGTTGGAATGGACGCTATTGAAACCAAACACACCGTAATGATATCAACATTTATCGTGTATGGAATTGCAATAATTGGTTCTATATATGGTGGTTCTATCCCAATGTCTTTTATGAACAAAGGATGGGAAACCTATAGAGCACGTATGACGGCTCTTTTGATTATTGCATTTTTACCTTTGGCATTAATCAGCACACAATATGTTGCTGCTACTTGGGGAATTGTTGCCGCAATTGCTATCATTAGCATTGGAGGCGCCTCACACCAAGCATGGTCTGCTAATTTATTTACTACTGTTTCGGATATGTTCCCTAAAAAAGCAGTTGGTTCGGTTACAGGAATTGGTGCTGCCGCTGGAGGATTGGGTGGCGTTTTAATCCAATTATTAGCTGGAGGTCTTGAAGATCATTTCCGTATCAAAGGGGTTATGGAAGCTAGTAAAGCAGGATTAATCAAAGCGACAAATGACATTCCTCTTGAAACAGTAAAATTAGACAACCTAAAAGAAGTATTAGTTGACCCAAATATGGCAGAACAAGCTTCACATTTTATTTCATCAAACATTTCCAGTGCTTATGGAATCATGTTCACGGTTTGTGCTTTCTCCTACTTAATTGCATGGGGAGTAATGAAACTTTTAGTTCCAAAACACAGTCCGATAACTACAATATAA
- a CDS encoding pentapeptide repeat-containing protein — translation MEDLIHIQKTFEKVTYIGKRINNREFEDCVFKNCDFSNSDFSNNSFMDCEFIECNLSMTQLGGTSLKTVTFKNCKLMGIQFQSCQDFLFNVQFQDCILDYSSFANKKMPKTKFNSCSMKEVSFIGTNLTQSVFGNCNLDNAIFNDTILASADFTTAYNYKIDPEFNPMKKAKFSSQGIAGLLDKYDIKIE, via the coding sequence ATGGAAGATCTAATACATATTCAAAAAACATTTGAAAAAGTAACCTATATAGGTAAAAGAATTAACAATCGTGAATTTGAAGATTGCGTTTTCAAGAACTGTGATTTCTCGAATAGTGATTTTTCAAACAATAGTTTTATGGATTGCGAATTCATAGAATGTAATTTATCGATGACTCAATTGGGAGGCACTAGTCTAAAAACAGTGACCTTCAAGAACTGTAAACTGATGGGAATTCAATTTCAATCGTGTCAGGATTTTTTATTCAATGTGCAATTTCAGGATTGCATTTTGGATTATAGTTCTTTTGCAAATAAAAAAATGCCCAAAACCAAATTCAATTCGTGTTCGATGAAAGAAGTTTCCTTTATTGGAACCAATTTGACACAATCCGTTTTTGGAAACTGTAATCTGGACAATGCTATTTTTAACGATACGATTCTAGCTTCCGCTGATTTTACAACGGCCTATAATTATAAAATTGACCCAGAATTCAACCCGATGAAAAAAGCCAAATTTTCAAGCCAGGGAATAGCGGGGCTTTTGGATAAATATGATATAAAAATTGAGTAA
- a CDS encoding gluconate 5-dehydrogenase yields MSINLFDLTGKTALITGGVHGLGMSMAKGLGHAGAKIVVNDLSQENIDKAVAEYKSVGIEAYGYVFNVCDEKAVIANIKQIEAEVGPIDILVNNAGIIKRTPIIDMEVEDFTAVINVDLISPFIVSKNVAKGMIQRGGGKIINICSMMSELGRQDVSAYAAAKGGLKMLTKNMATEWAKFNIQTNGIGPGYFATSQTAPIRVDGHPFNEFIISRTPANRWGDPEDLQGAAIFLSSKASDFVNGHILYVDGGILATIGKPSNE; encoded by the coding sequence ATGTCAATTAACCTTTTTGATTTAACGGGAAAAACTGCTCTTATTACAGGAGGAGTACATGGTTTGGGAATGTCTATGGCTAAAGGTCTTGGTCACGCCGGAGCAAAAATTGTAGTAAATGATCTTTCACAAGAAAACATAGATAAAGCTGTAGCAGAGTACAAATCTGTTGGAATAGAAGCTTATGGATATGTATTTAATGTATGCGATGAAAAAGCAGTAATTGCCAACATTAAACAAATAGAAGCAGAAGTTGGTCCTATCGATATTTTAGTTAACAACGCTGGAATCATCAAAAGAACTCCAATTATTGACATGGAAGTTGAAGATTTTACGGCAGTAATCAATGTAGATTTAATTAGTCCTTTTATCGTTTCAAAAAATGTTGCAAAAGGAATGATTCAACGTGGAGGTGGAAAAATCATCAACATTTGTTCAATGATGAGCGAATTGGGAAGACAAGACGTAAGTGCTTACGCTGCCGCAAAAGGTGGTTTGAAAATGTTGACCAAAAACATGGCGACAGAATGGGCAAAATTTAATATTCAAACAAATGGTATTGGTCCTGGTTACTTTGCAACGAGTCAAACGGCTCCAATTAGAGTTGACGGACATCCATTCAACGAATTCATTATCAGCAGAACTCCTGCAAATCGTTGGGGAGATCCTGAAGATTTACAAGGAGCTGCCATCTTCTTGTCTTCAAAAGCAAGTGACTTTGTAAATGGACACATCCTTTATGTAGATGGTGGAATCCTTGCCACTATCGGAAAACCATCAAACGAATAA
- a CDS encoding sugar kinase, producing the protein MKKVVTFGEILLRLSPPSHLRLTQATSFDLYFGCAEANVAASLSKFGLPVKFITAVPSNELGESSLSMLRSFAVEPIALTQGKRLGIYYFEQGASERPGKVVYDREDSSFSTLRKGMIDWETIFKDAEWFHWSGITPSLSLELAELCEEALLVASRMGLTISADLNYRPTLWRYGKKANEIMPNLVKHCDLLLGGIDESEKVLGVPKNDSDGEDIVFANWMKAFPKLKNIVSTHRMDANASSNGISASLWNGKNLLNSRRYNISHIIDRIGAGDAFMAGIIYGLITWPEDHQTALEFAVAATCLKHSISGDINLATVNEIKALMGGAGGGRVSR; encoded by the coding sequence TTGAAAAAAGTTGTTACTTTTGGCGAAATATTACTAAGACTTTCCCCACCAAGTCATTTAAGGCTTACTCAAGCCACGTCATTCGATTTGTATTTTGGCTGTGCTGAGGCAAATGTTGCTGCTTCCTTGTCAAAATTTGGATTACCTGTTAAATTCATAACGGCAGTCCCTTCAAATGAACTTGGTGAATCATCGTTGAGTATGCTACGTTCTTTTGCAGTAGAACCTATTGCCTTGACTCAAGGCAAAAGACTCGGAATCTATTATTTTGAACAAGGCGCATCCGAAAGACCAGGGAAAGTAGTTTACGACAGAGAAGATTCTTCGTTTTCAACCCTACGAAAAGGAATGATTGATTGGGAAACAATATTCAAAGATGCCGAATGGTTTCATTGGTCAGGAATTACTCCTTCCCTATCGCTTGAACTCGCAGAGTTATGTGAAGAAGCATTACTTGTCGCCTCTCGAATGGGATTGACAATTTCTGCCGATTTAAATTACAGACCCACTTTGTGGAGATACGGGAAAAAAGCCAATGAAATAATGCCTAATTTAGTAAAACATTGCGATTTACTATTGGGTGGTATCGATGAATCCGAAAAAGTTTTGGGTGTTCCAAAAAATGATTCAGATGGTGAAGATATTGTTTTTGCCAACTGGATGAAAGCTTTTCCTAAACTGAAAAACATAGTATCCACTCATCGAATGGATGCTAATGCTTCTTCAAACGGAATAAGTGCTTCCTTATGGAATGGAAAAAATTTATTGAATTCAAGAAGATACAATATCTCTCATATTATTGACAGAATTGGAGCCGGCGATGCATTTATGGCCGGAATCATTTACGGATTGATTACTTGGCCGGAAGACCATCAAACTGCCCTCGAATTTGCAGTTGCGGCCACCTGTTTAAAACACTCCATATCGGGGGATATAAACTTGGCCACCGTAAATGAAATTAAGGCGCTGATGGGAGGCGCTGGAGGCGGAAGAGTTTCTAGATAA
- a CDS encoding DUF294 nucleotidyltransferase-like domain-containing protein encodes MKNTISHRVADFLKNFPPFTFLNQKDIEILSEQISIIYKEKDSVIFAENEETHSSFYIVHKGAVALKKGPKNEILDMCDEGDIFGLRPLIANENYKMEARAYEETILYAIPIAIFRPYALENEAVGNFLIQSFAANTQNPYSKSHRGKLYGENLNGDILDTDSKLFDIQPVKYSKKIVTCSATTTAQEMAEKMIKKKVGAILVVEDKLPIGIITDKDLRNKIVTGEYPITTEASVIMASPVITYPKKLTITQAQIALIKSNISHLCITKDGTPNSKAVGILSKHDVMVSLGNNPSVLIKAIKRAKKYKDIKPIRISIMQLLSGYLEQNIPIALTSKIITELNDVCIQQVIEISLKKMLTPPPVKFAWLAMGSQGRSEQLLQTDQDNALLYENVPDELKEKTKKYFLELATHVNKGLFEIGYDYCPAEMMASNPKWCLSLDEWKSLVHQWITNTGKDEVLLSFIFFDYSLSYGDTELTNELSDYILNDIKENPVFYIHLVSGALQSPSPTGFFRGFLLEQDGANKDFFDIKRRALMPLSDAARVLILSHAVKSISNTPERFDKLAELEPHNRELYLACSYSYRALLKFRTKQGLLHNDSGQYIALGDLSKQEKIKLKSTFKTIKELQEIISIRFNSSNIL; translated from the coding sequence ATGAAAAATACTATTTCGCATAGAGTTGCCGATTTTTTGAAGAACTTCCCTCCTTTTACTTTTTTAAATCAAAAAGACATTGAAATTCTGTCTGAACAGATATCGATTATCTACAAAGAAAAAGACAGCGTGATTTTTGCCGAAAATGAAGAAACCCACAGCTCTTTCTACATAGTTCACAAAGGGGCAGTAGCTCTTAAAAAAGGACCTAAAAATGAAATCCTAGACATGTGTGATGAAGGGGATATTTTTGGTTTGAGACCGCTTATCGCCAATGAAAACTACAAAATGGAAGCCAGAGCATATGAAGAAACTATTCTTTATGCCATTCCGATAGCTATTTTCAGGCCTTATGCTCTGGAAAATGAAGCAGTAGGTAACTTCTTAATACAAAGTTTTGCCGCAAATACTCAAAATCCGTATTCCAAAAGTCACAGAGGAAAACTATATGGAGAGAATTTAAACGGTGATATCTTGGACACTGATTCTAAATTATTTGATATTCAGCCCGTAAAATATTCAAAAAAAATAGTAACCTGTTCTGCCACAACCACGGCACAGGAAATGGCCGAGAAAATGATTAAAAAAAAGGTGGGAGCCATACTTGTAGTCGAAGATAAACTACCAATTGGAATCATAACTGATAAAGATTTAAGGAATAAAATCGTAACCGGAGAATATCCCATCACCACAGAAGCATCAGTAATAATGGCAAGTCCTGTTATCACTTATCCCAAAAAACTGACTATAACCCAAGCACAAATCGCCTTAATAAAAAGTAATATTAGCCATTTATGCATCACCAAAGACGGAACCCCAAACAGCAAAGCAGTTGGAATCCTTTCCAAACATGATGTTATGGTTTCATTGGGAAACAATCCTTCGGTACTGATAAAAGCAATAAAAAGAGCCAAAAAATACAAGGACATAAAACCCATTCGCATTAGTATTATGCAATTATTGAGCGGCTATTTGGAACAAAATATCCCTATTGCACTGACTTCAAAAATTATCACAGAATTGAATGATGTCTGCATCCAGCAAGTGATTGAAATTTCATTAAAAAAAATGCTGACTCCACCCCCTGTAAAATTTGCGTGGCTGGCAATGGGGAGTCAGGGTCGAAGCGAACAATTGCTGCAAACCGACCAAGACAATGCTTTGCTGTACGAAAATGTTCCTGACGAGTTAAAAGAAAAGACCAAAAAATATTTTCTGGAATTGGCTACACATGTCAACAAAGGTTTGTTTGAAATTGGATACGATTATTGCCCTGCCGAGATGATGGCATCCAATCCAAAATGGTGTTTAAGTCTTGACGAATGGAAAAGTCTCGTTCATCAATGGATTACCAACACCGGAAAAGACGAAGTATTATTGTCCTTTATCTTTTTTGATTACAGCCTTTCGTACGGTGATACTGAACTCACAAATGAATTATCCGATTATATTCTTAATGATATAAAGGAGAACCCCGTATTTTATATCCATTTGGTAAGCGGTGCATTGCAAAGTCCTTCTCCAACAGGATTTTTTAGGGGATTTTTATTGGAACAAGACGGCGCAAACAAAGATTTTTTTGATATAAAAAGAAGAGCGCTGATGCCTTTGAGCGATGCCGCCAGAGTATTGATATTGTCGCATGCCGTAAAATCAATAAGCAACACTCCCGAACGCTTTGATAAATTAGCTGAATTGGAACCACACAACAGGGAATTATACCTGGCCTGCTCCTATTCCTATAGAGCGTTGTTAAAATTCAGAACAAAACAAGGGCTTTTACATAATGATTCCGGGCAATATATTGCATTGGGAGACCTTTCAAAACAAGAAAAAATAAAACTTAAAAGTACCTTTAAAACCATTAAAGAACTACAAGAGATTATCAGCATACGTTTTAATTCATCAAATATTTTGTAA
- a CDS encoding DUF1572 family protein — translation MDATTSYIESVKKQFLYYKMLGEKAMEQLEPDQLFVSTNEDTNSIAVIVKHLSGNMISRWTDFLTTDGEKKTRNRDGEFENDLQSKEQVFTVWNDGWNCFFGALDSLQPEQLSEIIYIRNEGHTVIEAINRQLAHYPYHVGQIVFYAKQLKNSEWSSLSIPKNKSASYNDDKFAKEKEIKNFTEEEFRRMK, via the coding sequence ATGGATGCAACTACTTCTTACATTGAGAGCGTAAAAAAGCAGTTTCTCTACTATAAAATGTTGGGAGAAAAAGCAATGGAACAATTGGAACCGGATCAACTTTTTGTATCTACAAATGAAGACACAAACAGCATTGCCGTAATTGTAAAACATCTTTCTGGAAATATGATTTCTCGCTGGACAGATTTCCTTACCACTGATGGCGAAAAAAAAACAAGAAACAGGGATGGTGAATTTGAAAATGATTTGCAAAGCAAAGAACAGGTATTCACTGTTTGGAATGACGGGTGGAATTGCTTTTTTGGAGCTTTGGACAGTTTACAACCAGAACAACTTTCGGAGATTATTTATATCAGGAATGAAGGACATACAGTTATCGAGGCCATCAACAGACAGTTGGCACATTATCCGTATCATGTTGGACAAATTGTTTTTTATGCCAAACAACTAAAAAACAGTGAATGGAGTAGCCTTTCAATTCCAAAAAATAAATCGGCGAGTTACAATGACGATAAATTTGCAAAAGAAAAAGAAATTAAAAATTTTACCGAAGAGGAATTTAGACGAATGAAATGA
- a CDS encoding DUF6095 family protein, translating to MADKVLMAKGVKYVTGAIPLMFIGPTIIYNAFMNQHTNWHYLVLIVGIILCAVSMYLLFIGLKIIMKGIFND from the coding sequence ATGGCAGATAAAGTTCTTATGGCAAAAGGCGTAAAATACGTTACAGGAGCCATTCCGCTTATGTTTATAGGTCCCACCATAATTTACAATGCATTTATGAATCAGCACACCAATTGGCATTATTTGGTTTTGATTGTGGGAATAATTCTTTGTGCCGTATCGATGTATCTATTGTTCATTGGTTTGAAAATAATTATGAAAGGCATTTTTAACGACTAA